One part of the Gossypium raimondii isolate GPD5lz chromosome 1, ASM2569854v1, whole genome shotgun sequence genome encodes these proteins:
- the LOC105786300 gene encoding probable aspartyl protease At4g16563 → MDSSLPFFSFVSFLIISATFPFAATSDTIKVSLSPSHHHHSSSSDPYQILNNLATSSVARAHHLKHHNPKTNITSSLLKTPLFPHGYGGYTVSLSFGTPPQTLSFIMDTGSSLSWFPCTSRYLCSQCAFPNVDPSKIPTFSPKLSSSGKLVGCRNPKCNWLFGPNVESRCQDCDGPTSKNCNQTCPPYLIQYGLGSTGGLLLLENLVFPPHKTFQDFLVGCSIVSNRQPAGIVGFGRSPESLPSQLHLNKFSYCLVSRRFDDTKVSSNMLLETGSGSNDTKIPGLGYTPFYKNPNPAFHEFYYVTIRKILVGNKQVKVPNSTFVPGPDGNGGAIVDSGSTFTFMERPVFELVSKEFEKQMGNYSRAREVENISGLAPCFNVSGHRLMDVPEMSFYFNGGAKMGLPLANYFSIVGDDNVVCLMIVTDKGVGEGARSGPAIILGNFQQQNYYIEFDLANNRFGFAKRNCA, encoded by the coding sequence atggattcttctcttcctttcttCTCCTTCGTCTCGTTTCTTATCATCTCCGCCACATTTCCATTCGCCGCGACTTCCGACACCATCAAAGTCTCCCTGTCTCCTTCACACCACCACCACTCTTCCTCCTCCGACCCTTACCAAATTCTCAACAACTTGGCCACTTCTTCAGTCGCCAGAGCCCATCACCTCAAACACCACAACCCCAAAACCAACATTACATCTTCTCTTCTCAAGACTCCACTTTTTCCTCACGGTTATGGCGGCTATACTGTCTCTCTCAGCTTCGGAACTCCGCCGCAAACCCTTTCTTTCATCATGGACACTGGTAGCAGTCTCTCTTGGTTCCCTTGCACCTCTCGTTACCTTTGTTCCCAATGTGCTTTCCCTAATGTCGATCCATCAAAAATCCCTACTTTTTCGCCAAAACTTTCGTCTTCCGGTAAGCTCGTAGGTTGTCGAAACCCAAAGTGCAATTGGCTGTTTGGTCCCAATGTTGAGTCTCGTTGCCAAGACTGTGATGGTCCAACATCGAAAAACTGTAACCAAACTTGCCCTCCTTACTTAATTCAATACGGTTTAGGTTCCACCGGTGGACTTTTATTACTAGAAAACCTTGTCTTTCCTCCTCACAAAACTTTCCAAGATTTCCTTGTCGGGTGCTCCATTGTTTCCAACCGGCAACCCGCTGGAATAGTCGGGTTTGGTCGGAGCCCTGAATCTTTACCATCCCAATTACACCTCAACAAATTCTCTTACTGCCTCGTTTCCCGCCGGTTCGATGACACCAAAGTCAGCAGCAACATGTTGTTAGAAACCGGGTCGGGTTCAAATGATACCAAGATCCCAGGTCTTGGCTACACACCGTTTTACAAGAACCCCAACCCAGCTTTCCATGAGTTCTACTACGTAACCATACGTAAAATCCTTGTCGGCAACAAGCAGGTCAAAGTTCCGAACAGTACTTTTGTCCCAGGACCGGACGGTAACGGAGGCGCCATTGTCGATTCAGGGTCAACATTCACTTTCATGGAGAGACCTGTTTTTGAGTTGGTATCGAAGGAGTTTGAGAAACAAATGGGAAACTATAGCAGAGCTCGTGAAGTTGAAAACATTTCAGGGTTAGCTCCATGTTTCAATGTTTCAGGCCATAGATTAATGGACGTCCCtgaaatgagtttttatttcaatGGAGGAGCCAAAATGGGGTTGCCTTTGGCTAATTATTTCTCAATCGTCGGTGATGATAATGTCGTTTGTTTGATGATTGTTACTGATAAAGGCGTCGGTGAAGGTGCCCGTAGCGGTCCGGCGATAATATTAGGAAACTTTCAGCAgcaaaattattatattgaatttgatttggCAAATAATAGGTTTGGGTTTGCTAAACGAAACTGTGCATGA
- the LOC105786298 gene encoding NDR1/HIN1-like protein 3 encodes MSDKQAHLNGAYYGPSIPPPTRTYHRPGRGSGCGCGCCLLKCLFNIIITAIVIIGLAVFIFWLIFRPNKVKFHVTDVQLTQFNLTSNNTLHYNLALNMTIRNPNRRIGIYYDRIEARAYYEDQRFDTETLTPFYQGHKNTSYLNPVFVGQQFVRLGADETSEFNEDRVNGVYDIDVKLYLRIRFKLGRVKTGRFKPRISCDLKVPLNTGNGSFGGTFKTTRCDLDF; translated from the coding sequence atgtcTGACAAACAAGCTCACCTTAATGGTGCCTACTACGGCCCTTCAATCCCACCACCTACAAGAACCTACCACCGTCCCGGCCGTGGCTCCGGCTGTGGCTGTGGCTGCTGTCTTCTCAAATGCCTCTTCAACATCATCATCACCGCCATCGTCATCATCGGCCTAGCCGTTTTCATCTTTTGGCTCATCTTCCGTCCCAACAAGGTCAAGTTCCATGTCACCGACGTCCAACTCACCCAATTCAACCTCACTTCCAACAACACTTTGCATTACAACCTTGCTCTTAACATGACAATACGTAATCCCAACCGTAGGATCGGCATATACTACGATCGTATCGAGGCTCGAGCCTACTACGAGGATCAAAGATTCGATACCGAAACGttgaccccgttttatcaaggACATAAGAACACTAGTTACTTAAACCCTGTTTTCGTAGGGCAGCAATTTGTTAGACTTGGTGCTGATGAGACATCGGAGTTTAATGAAGACAGGGTTAATGGGGTTTATGATATCGATGTGAAGTTGTATTTGAGGATTAGGTTTAAGCTTGGGAGGGTGAAAACTGGTAGGTTTAAGCCTAGAATTTCATGTGATTTGAAGGTTCCTTTGAACACTGGGAATGGTAGCTTCGGTGGTACGTTTAAAACCACTAGATGTGATTTGGATTTCTAG